One segment of Mycoplasma sp. E35C DNA contains the following:
- the gnd gene encoding phosphogluconate dehydrogenase (NAD(+)-dependent, decarboxylating): MKEKQLNLSLIGLGKMGEGLFKNLKRNNYEVTGFDLDKSKYESLKKEGFKLADKLEDLIDKSNKKQNVVFVSVPCGKPTNDTIKSLLKLLPPKSIIVDTGNSFYKETLENNKKAKAKDVYFVDCGTSGGPSGALNGACMMVGAEQAAINVVGPILKKLCVKNGYLHTGEVGSGHFCKMVHNGIEYGIMQSIAEGFQVLYDSEYEFDLLAVSKLYNNGSVIRSWLMELMGEVFKNKKELEDISGIVNASGEGLWTVQTALDQGTPVPAIASALFARQTSLKQPDLYANKLLASLRNKFGGHSFTKKK, translated from the coding sequence ATGAAAGAAAAACAACTTAATTTAAGCCTTATTGGCTTAGGCAAAATGGGTGAAGGTTTATTTAAAAACCTTAAAAGAAATAATTATGAAGTAACAGGTTTTGATTTAGATAAATCTAAATATGAATCATTAAAAAAAGAAGGTTTTAAATTAGCTGACAAATTAGAAGATCTGATTGATAAATCTAATAAAAAACAAAACGTTGTTTTTGTATCAGTGCCTTGTGGAAAACCAACAAACGATACTATTAAAAGCTTATTAAAATTGTTACCACCTAAATCAATTATTGTTGATACTGGAAACTCATTCTATAAAGAAACACTTGAAAATAATAAAAAAGCTAAAGCTAAAGATGTTTATTTTGTTGATTGTGGAACCAGCGGTGGTCCTAGCGGTGCGCTTAATGGAGCTTGCATGATGGTTGGTGCTGAACAAGCAGCAATTAATGTTGTTGGACCGATTTTAAAGAAGCTTTGCGTTAAAAATGGTTATCTACATACAGGAGAAGTTGGTAGTGGTCATTTTTGTAAGATGGTTCATAATGGTATTGAATATGGAATTATGCAATCAATTGCAGAAGGATTTCAAGTTTTATATGACAGTGAATATGAATTTGATCTATTAGCTGTTTCAAAACTTTATAATAATGGAAGCGTTATTCGCTCATGATTAATGGAATTAATGGGTGAAGTATTTAAGAACAAAAAAGAATTAGAAGACATCTCTGGAATAGTTAATGCTAGTGGTGAAGGATTATGAACCGTACAAACCGCTCTAGACCAAGGTACACCAGTTCCAGCAATTGCATCAGCATTATTTGCAAGACAAACATCATTAAAACAACCAGATTTATATGCTAATAAATTGTTAGCTTCATTAAGAAATAAATTTGGTGGTCATAGTTTTACTAAGAAAAAATAA